One window of Methanogenium organophilum genomic DNA carries:
- the nikR gene encoding nickel-responsive transcriptional regulator NikR: protein MSHESDLSRIGISLPKNLLDRFDEILEYRGYSSRSEGIRDAIRNYITYYKWMSDVTGERQGVITMVYDHEHRGLLQVLTEIQHEYLDVIQSSLHSHVSHDKCVEVILLRGDGEKLKNIAERLMSQKGVESVKLTTIPIEE, encoded by the coding sequence ATGTCACACGAATCAGACCTTTCACGAATCGGAATCTCCCTTCCAAAAAATCTTCTGGACAGATTTGATGAAATACTTGAATACCGCGGGTATTCATCACGCTCAGAAGGAATACGCGATGCTATTCGCAATTATATCACCTATTACAAATGGATGTCAGATGTTACTGGCGAACGGCAGGGAGTGATTACCATGGTCTATGATCATGAACATCGCGGTCTGCTGCAGGTCCTTACTGAAATCCAGCACGAATATCTGGACGTCATTCAGTCATCGCTCCATTCCCATGTCAGCCATGATAAATGTGTAGAGGTGATTCTTCTCCGTGGAGATGGGGAAAAACTTAAGAATATCGCCGAACGGCTGATGTCACAGAAAGGGGTTGAATCAGTGAAACTGACAACCATCCCGATTGAAGAGTAG
- a CDS encoding glycosyltransferase, whose translation MLLFVGCIFLAVSAFPYLVYGFGIIFGKKTGVPPTLNRLPFVSIIISAYNEANVIQRRVDNIALSSYPKEKYEVIFIDDCSDDDSFSIAEKAFSDAHMSFKLLRNERRCGTNRSYNRGLKSASYDIIVTTDADVFFEKNALKYLVSRLVSDDAIAAVCSDMFPLPSSEIHRTGKYEQKYRSVYGGMCGWESAHDSTYNFNGGLVAFKKDIFSEIREGKGADDANTAFEAIRRGFRAYYETSAVVFEEIPENLKGQSRQKIRRATRLIEATLGNLDVLRISRPFSRIFFPLRILMFTVSPLLFFLGIGISVVGLLISSVSIIYVGIGIGLILGILGLSRFAQSFVVNQYYLLRGLLRLGSDVSVWESTSKKGDNI comes from the coding sequence ATGTTACTATTTGTGGGGTGTATTTTCCTTGCTGTTTCAGCATTTCCATATCTTGTATATGGATTTGGTATAATTTTTGGTAAAAAAACAGGGGTCCCTCCAACACTGAATAGACTTCCATTCGTCTCAATTATCATTTCTGCGTACAATGAAGCAAATGTAATCCAACGACGAGTGGATAATATCGCTTTGTCATCCTATCCGAAAGAGAAGTATGAGGTAATTTTCATTGATGACTGTTCCGATGATGATTCCTTTTCCATCGCGGAAAAGGCCTTTTCTGACGCACATATGTCCTTTAAATTACTAAGAAATGAAAGACGGTGCGGCACAAACCGTTCATATAATCGTGGACTAAAGAGCGCGTCATATGATATTATTGTCACGACTGATGCTGATGTATTCTTTGAAAAGAATGCCTTAAAGTATCTTGTTTCCCGTCTTGTTTCTGACGATGCCATTGCTGCTGTCTGTTCCGACATGTTTCCTCTTCCTTCATCAGAGATTCACCGTACCGGGAAATATGAACAGAAGTATCGTTCAGTATATGGGGGGATGTGCGGATGGGAAAGTGCCCATGATTCTACGTACAACTTCAACGGTGGTCTTGTTGCGTTCAAGAAAGATATATTTTCAGAGATTCGTGAAGGAAAAGGTGCTGATGATGCGAATACTGCTTTTGAAGCGATTCGAAGGGGTTTTCGGGCATATTATGAAACATCTGCGGTTGTTTTTGAAGAGATCCCTGAAAATCTTAAAGGCCAGTCACGGCAAAAAATACGACGTGCAACACGTTTGATTGAAGCAACACTGGGGAATCTTGACGTTCTTAGGATTTCCCGCCCCTTTTCCCGGATATTTTTTCCTTTGCGAATACTGATGTTCACTGTCTCGCCTCTCCTGTTCTTCCTGGGGATAGGAATATCGGTTGTTGGACTTCTCATCTCCTCTGTTTCTATCATCTATGTTGGGATTGGCATTGGTCTTATCCTTGGTATTCTTGGTCTCAGCAGGTTTGCCCAGAGCTTTGTTGTAAATCAATATTATCTTCTTCGGGGACTTTTGCGCCTTGGTTCTGATGTAAGTGTGTGGGAGAGTACATCAAAAAAAGGAGACAACATCTGA
- a CDS encoding DUF2098 domain-containing protein, with product MEDVAIRPGMRVRYPRTGTAGTVVRIEEIDGNEFAEVDTTELLYRTDQLVPIEGEIEEPKKVRKSSDISDYERLKEIESSEDMQEKYDQVSGVGAG from the coding sequence ATGGAAGATGTGGCCATACGTCCTGGGATGCGTGTCCGCTATCCGCGTACCGGGACCGCAGGCACGGTTGTGCGGATTGAGGAGATAGATGGCAACGAATTTGCTGAAGTTGATACAACGGAGCTCCTCTACCGGACTGATCAGCTGGTTCCCATTGAGGGCGAAATAGAAGAGCCGAAAAAAGTGCGGAAATCTTCCGATATATCAGATTATGAGCGTCTCAAAGAGATTGAATCATCAGAGGATATGCAGGAAAAATATGATCAGGTATCGGGTGTTGGTGCCGGATAA
- a CDS encoding oligosaccharyl transferase, archaeosortase A system-associated, whose product MDTVTISKYKPYVIIGILLLLAILALWLRMLPAAGLVTDEGVDLLGNDPWYNLRQVESMVENFPSYLWFDTMTEYPTGNVNHWGPLFIQVISGLCILLGAATRPEIMYVASWVPPLMGMLTVPVLYLTGERIGDWKCGLFAAIFGAVVSGQFFYRSLFGFVDHHIAESLFGLLFCLCYIITLMEIRKNPVHFSDIETVKRPALFALGTGITFILGLGVMPTMILFGMIVAVYTLFQYLYDFWREYENDGLLLVNGIVFFSAIAGILIIGFNTASLSLARYSPAQVIAYLALIIATAALWYISRALKGKPWYYYPGVLAGIGVAISALLYIIAPDFYQMLIGNFFAFFGQSATVMTVLEARPWEAANAWRSFGFGLILMFGGFVALIWNFIRQGRAEHLFVVVWSAVILLSTIQHVRYEYYIAVNIALLAGYFLYWTFTAVEGRFLQMAGIRSDEAVVEEVSSPSEKAKKGKQHGTKKASKEVKHTNHDGSSSAATIPFAVGVIFSLLFIASSLAVDMDIGNGMAYGGMQPDWYSSLEWFGENSPDPGVDYYEIYDQETFTYPPESYGVMSWWDYGHYITFVSKRIPNANPFQHGVAGPDGAAAFFLQDTEENANTILDNVGTQYVITDIEMDTGKFPAMSTWYNPDVGSTPYMGGYSDQNGNQGYIYSEKYFQTMVSRLHNFDGSMAEPDENYLLVNNGETYSYLVTSPVKPVPALQHYRLVHESDTNVFSNAAVGDLKYVKIFEYVPGAVIKGNGVIELPLKTNTGREFTYRQESVNGSFVVPYPTDGSVPGITTLGPYTIAGTGQTFTVTESDIQSGNQL is encoded by the coding sequence ATGGATACTGTGACTATTTCAAAATATAAACCATATGTTATTATTGGTATTCTTCTTCTCCTCGCAATCCTTGCTCTCTGGCTCCGTATGCTGCCTGCTGCAGGACTTGTGACGGACGAGGGAGTGGATCTCCTGGGAAATGATCCCTGGTATAACCTGCGTCAGGTAGAGTCGATGGTGGAAAATTTCCCGTCCTATCTCTGGTTTGACACGATGACAGAATACCCGACAGGTAATGTGAACCATTGGGGGCCACTTTTCATTCAGGTTATTTCGGGACTCTGTATCCTGCTGGGGGCTGCAACCCGTCCTGAGATCATGTATGTCGCTTCATGGGTGCCGCCACTGATGGGGATGTTGACAGTTCCGGTTCTTTATCTCACAGGAGAGAGAATAGGTGACTGGAAATGCGGTCTTTTTGCCGCTATTTTTGGTGCGGTTGTGTCAGGACAGTTCTTTTACCGGTCGCTCTTTGGGTTTGTGGACCATCATATCGCAGAAAGTCTTTTTGGGCTGCTCTTTTGTCTCTGCTATATCATCACGTTAATGGAAATCCGAAAGAATCCTGTTCATTTCTCTGATATTGAAACCGTTAAGCGTCCGGCGTTATTTGCCCTTGGGACAGGAATCACTTTCATACTGGGTTTAGGGGTGATGCCGACAATGATTCTCTTTGGAATGATTGTAGCAGTGTACACTCTCTTCCAGTATCTCTATGATTTTTGGAGAGAGTATGAGAATGACGGACTGCTGCTGGTAAATGGCATCGTCTTTTTCTCTGCGATAGCAGGCATCCTTATAATCGGGTTTAATACAGCGTCCCTTTCACTGGCACGGTATTCACCGGCGCAGGTGATTGCCTACCTTGCCCTGATCATTGCAACGGCTGCCCTCTGGTATATCTCCCGTGCGCTGAAGGGGAAACCCTGGTATTACTATCCGGGAGTTCTTGCAGGGATTGGTGTCGCGATATCCGCTCTCCTGTATATCATTGCACCTGATTTTTATCAGATGCTGATTGGCAATTTCTTTGCCTTCTTTGGGCAGTCAGCAACAGTAATGACTGTCCTGGAAGCCCGGCCGTGGGAGGCCGCAAATGCATGGAGGTCATTTGGCTTTGGCCTCATTCTGATGTTTGGTGGGTTTGTGGCACTTATCTGGAATTTTATCCGGCAAGGACGTGCCGAACACCTTTTCGTGGTGGTCTGGTCTGCTGTGATTCTCTTATCAACCATTCAGCACGTGCGCTATGAATACTATATTGCAGTAAATATTGCGCTTCTCGCAGGATACTTCCTGTACTGGACATTTACAGCGGTAGAGGGCCGTTTTTTACAGATGGCCGGCATCCGCAGTGACGAAGCAGTAGTGGAAGAAGTTTCGTCTCCGTCTGAAAAGGCGAAGAAAGGAAAACAGCACGGTACAAAGAAAGCATCAAAAGAGGTAAAACATACAAATCATGATGGATCGTCATCGGCTGCTACTATCCCGTTTGCAGTTGGTGTGATCTTCTCCCTCCTCTTTATCGCTTCCTCTCTTGCGGTCGATATGGATATCGGAAACGGAATGGCATATGGGGGCATGCAGCCGGACTGGTATTCGTCTCTTGAATGGTTTGGCGAGAACTCTCCTGACCCGGGGGTTGACTATTATGAAATCTATGACCAGGAGACCTTCACCTACCCTCCTGAGTCATATGGCGTAATGTCGTGGTGGGACTATGGTCACTACATCACATTTGTCTCCAAACGGATTCCCAATGCAAATCCATTCCAACATGGTGTCGCAGGACCGGACGGTGCGGCTGCGTTCTTTTTGCAGGACACAGAAGAGAATGCAAATACAATACTGGATAATGTTGGGACACAGTATGTCATTACGGATATTGAGATGGATACCGGTAAATTCCCGGCAATGTCTACATGGTATAACCCTGATGTAGGAAGTACTCCGTATATGGGTGGATACAGCGACCAGAACGGAAATCAGGGGTACATTTACAGTGAAAAATATTTCCAGACCATGGTTTCGCGTCTGCATAATTTCGACGGGTCAATGGCTGAGCCGGATGAGAATTATCTTCTGGTGAATAATGGGGAGACTTATAGTTATCTCGTTACTTCCCCGGTGAAACCGGTACCGGCCCTGCAGCATTATCGACTGGTCCATGAATCAGATACTAATGTCTTCAGCAATGCAGCGGTGGGTGACCTGAAGTATGTCAAGATATTTGAGTATGTCCCCGGTGCCGTAATCAAAGGGAACGGCGTCATTGAGCTGCCACTGAAGACCAATACCGGCCGTGAGTTTACCTACCGGCAGGAAAGTGTAAATGGCTCATTTGTGGTGCCGTATCCAACGGATGGTTCTGTGCCTGGTATTACAACCCTTGGGCCATATACCATCGCAGGGACCGGGCAGACCTTCACGGTCACCGAATCTGACATACAGTCCGGAAATCAACTATAG
- the glmS gene encoding glutamine--fructose-6-phosphate transaminase (isomerizing) translates to MCGIVGYIGWRDAAPVIVEGLKNLEYRGYDSFGVATGTDSITVAKRKGRISEQAECVAGCSGTRGIGHTRWATHGLPDDINAHPHTDCTGQFAIVHNGIIENYAELRRELEGRGHRFSSQTDSEVIAHLIEESWQGDFSAAVRSILPQLEGSYAILALCAGSDEIIAARERSPLVIGLGDDEFFASSDATPIVSYTRDILILEDGDMAVIRRGSLEVENGGVATVRQTTYVDYDIEAARKGGFEHFMLKEIFEQPDVFQQSFRLANGHNSTSMLLRRARGISVIACGTSYNASLLFRYFAEKECGVPVRVDLASEYRYLSTPEDEVVIAVSQSGETADTLSALKKAKDSNCQTIAITNVQGSSITRIADHTIYTGAGPEMSVAATKSYIAQVAAFSGLLAGMSCSDTSSVECSVRQAIEESLLTDVSEAVSLCSKVSTLFYVGRGIFYPVALEGALKMKEISYIHAEGYAAGEIKHGPFALLSKETPAVAVCLPGDGYQSMLANLREMKARGTPLIGIGYGDDIDLKEVADVCIPVPKGDAYAQVAAVTVVMQRIAYYTALALGRDIDKPRNLAKSVTVE, encoded by the coding sequence GTGTGCGGCATTGTCGGGTACATCGGCTGGCGTGACGCAGCACCGGTGATTGTCGAGGGTCTGAAAAATCTGGAGTACCGGGGATATGATTCATTCGGGGTTGCGACCGGCACGGATTCCATCACTGTGGCCAAAAGAAAGGGACGAATCTCGGAACAGGCGGAATGTGTGGCCGGGTGTTCCGGGACCCGCGGTATTGGACATACCCGCTGGGCGACGCATGGACTTCCCGATGATATCAATGCGCATCCGCACACAGACTGCACCGGCCAGTTTGCCATAGTTCATAATGGGATTATTGAAAATTATGCCGAACTCAGACGTGAACTTGAAGGCCGTGGACATCGCTTTTCCTCTCAGACCGACAGTGAAGTGATTGCCCATCTCATTGAGGAGTCATGGCAGGGTGATTTTTCTGCGGCTGTTCGTTCTATACTCCCTCAACTAGAGGGCTCCTACGCGATTCTTGCACTCTGTGCCGGTTCTGATGAAATCATTGCCGCACGGGAGCGAAGCCCCCTTGTGATTGGTCTTGGTGATGATGAATTCTTTGCATCGTCTGATGCCACACCCATTGTGTCGTATACCCGGGATATTCTGATCCTTGAAGATGGGGATATGGCCGTGATACGGCGGGGATCTCTTGAAGTGGAGAATGGGGGAGTGGCAACAGTCCGCCAGACCACATATGTCGATTATGATATTGAAGCGGCCAGAAAAGGCGGGTTTGAGCACTTTATGCTCAAGGAGATCTTTGAACAGCCCGACGTCTTCCAGCAGTCATTCCGATTGGCAAACGGCCATAACAGCACCAGCATGCTTCTCAGGCGTGCACGCGGTATTTCAGTGATCGCCTGCGGTACATCATATAATGCTTCTCTCCTCTTTCGCTATTTTGCCGAAAAGGAATGTGGTGTACCCGTCCGGGTGGATCTGGCCTCTGAGTACCGGTATCTTTCCACGCCGGAAGATGAGGTTGTGATTGCAGTCTCCCAGTCGGGAGAGACTGCCGATACTCTTTCAGCACTGAAAAAGGCAAAGGATTCAAACTGTCAGACCATTGCTATTACGAACGTTCAGGGGAGTTCTATCACCCGTATCGCGGATCACACGATATACACCGGTGCCGGGCCTGAAATGAGCGTAGCCGCAACAAAATCTTACATTGCACAGGTTGCGGCATTTTCCGGTCTGCTTGCAGGAATGAGCTGTTCAGATACGTCTTCTGTGGAGTGCTCCGTCCGGCAGGCTATTGAGGAGTCCCTCTTGACAGATGTGAGTGAGGCTGTTAGTCTCTGTTCAAAGGTATCAACGCTCTTCTACGTCGGCAGAGGTATTTTTTATCCGGTTGCCCTGGAAGGGGCTCTCAAGATGAAGGAAATATCATATATTCACGCAGAGGGGTATGCAGCAGGTGAGATTAAGCACGGCCCATTTGCACTTCTGTCAAAAGAAACACCGGCTGTTGCGGTCTGCCTGCCCGGTGATGGATATCAGTCGATGTTGGCCAATCTCCGGGAGATGAAGGCACGGGGCACCCCACTCATCGGTATTGGGTATGGGGATGACATTGACCTTAAGGAAGTGGCCGATGTCTGCATCCCCGTTCCTAAAGGAGATGCATATGCACAGGTAGCTGCAGTAACGGTTGTCATGCAGCGGATTGCATATTATACTGCACTTGCCCTTGGCAGGGATATTGATAAACCAAGAAATCTCGCGAAAAGTGTGACGGTTGAATGA
- a CDS encoding translation initiation factor IF-2 subunit gamma, with amino-acid sequence MSDPLIPSVNIGVVGHVDHGKTTLVSALTGLWTDRHSEEIKRGISIRLGYADVTFYQCPSCEGPEAFSTSNKCECGENGEPVRTISFVDAPGHETLMATMLSGSALMDGAMLVIAANERCPQPQTKEHLMALELVGIKNIVIVQNKIDVVSQADAMENYQQIREFVKGTIAENAPVIPVSAQKKINFGALVQALNEYIPEPDRDPDDEPLLLIARSFDINKPGCSWREVKGGVIGGSLTQGLLHDGDELEIRPGLKVQVENQTIWEPIQTKVTTINAGSKRVPEATPGGLLGVGTKLDPALTKSDALSGQVAGHIGHLPPVWNKLAFNVKLMERVVGSDDEFTIDPLRHKEPLMLSVGTAVTVGVVVNTKKDVVEVVLKRPVCAAVGSQIAISRQVGGRWRLIGMGTLV; translated from the coding sequence TTGAGTGATCCATTGATTCCCAGTGTCAACATCGGCGTAGTCGGGCATGTTGACCATGGCAAGACTACGCTTGTGTCTGCACTTACCGGCTTATGGACGGACCGGCATAGTGAGGAGATCAAACGAGGGATCTCCATCAGGCTTGGATATGCGGACGTTACCTTTTACCAGTGTCCGTCGTGCGAAGGTCCGGAGGCATTTTCCACGTCTAATAAATGCGAATGTGGAGAAAACGGGGAGCCTGTGCGTACCATATCCTTTGTGGACGCGCCTGGCCACGAGACGCTGATGGCAACCATGCTCTCAGGGTCTGCACTGATGGACGGCGCCATGCTCGTTATTGCAGCAAATGAGCGCTGTCCACAGCCGCAGACGAAAGAACATCTGATGGCACTGGAGCTTGTGGGTATTAAAAACATCGTGATTGTCCAGAACAAGATTGATGTCGTCTCTCAGGCTGATGCAATGGAGAATTACCAGCAGATCCGTGAGTTTGTGAAGGGAACAATTGCAGAAAACGCGCCGGTGATCCCGGTATCTGCACAGAAAAAGATCAATTTCGGGGCACTTGTCCAGGCACTCAATGAGTATATACCTGAACCGGATCGTGACCCGGATGACGAACCCCTTCTTCTGATTGCCCGTTCCTTTGATATCAATAAACCCGGATGCAGCTGGCGTGAGGTAAAGGGAGGCGTGATCGGAGGATCCCTGACGCAGGGGCTTCTTCATGATGGCGATGAACTTGAGATTCGCCCCGGGCTGAAGGTCCAGGTGGAAAATCAAACCATTTGGGAACCCATTCAGACAAAAGTGACGACAATCAACGCTGGTTCCAAACGGGTGCCCGAGGCAACGCCTGGAGGTCTTTTAGGGGTTGGCACAAAACTTGATCCGGCACTGACGAAAAGTGACGCACTCTCCGGTCAGGTGGCAGGGCACATAGGGCACCTGCCTCCGGTGTGGAACAAACTTGCATTCAACGTTAAGCTGATGGAACGGGTTGTCGGTTCTGACGATGAGTTCACCATTGATCCGCTCCGCCACAAAGAACCTCTGATGCTTTCGGTTGGTACTGCAGTGACGGTCGGGGTAGTCGTAAATACCAAAAAAGACGTCGTTGAAGTCGTTCTGAAACGACCAGTATGTGCAGCTGTTGGATCACAGATTGCGATATCGCGGCAGGTCGGCGGACGCTGGCGTCTGATCGGTATGGGGACACTGGTCTGA
- a CDS encoding nucleotide sugar dehydrogenase, with amino-acid sequence MKNKTEVLLQKIQSGTITVGIIGLGYVGLPLAIAFANRVHVIGFDTNDDTIHTLNSGHSHILDVSDAAIHERISSGMFTVTSDSHNMERCDVIIICVPTPLTANKIPDLSYVKDACVNVSSNLKKGQLVILESTTYPGTTEEIVVPILEKSGLSAGIDFGVAYSPERIDPGNKQYTVSDIPKVIGGLTPENTKAAVSLYNIIIEDTVSVIDTRTAEAVKMIENIYRNVNIALANELALIFEHMGVDAWQAIDAAATKPYGFMPFYPGPGIGGHCIPLDPYYLSYQAKRYGFIPRFIETSGEINTFMLMHVVNLIDEGLKKAGITMSDASICVFGLAYKKNIDDTRESPAIPIIEELLRRGAVLKLYDPHVPAIYADGQKINSEIDIATALNSSECAVFLTDHEEFKTPETFRDLESSSVQVIVDCRNIFPKVPSGKVYLGIGKPHRVE; translated from the coding sequence ATGAAAAATAAAACAGAAGTACTCCTGCAAAAAATTCAATCAGGAACTATAACAGTTGGAATTATTGGTTTAGGATATGTAGGTCTTCCTCTTGCGATTGCCTTTGCCAACAGAGTACACGTGATTGGGTTTGACACAAATGATGACACAATTCATACGCTAAACAGCGGGCATTCACATATTCTTGATGTCTCTGACGCGGCAATTCATGAACGAATATCATCCGGAATGTTTACAGTAACCAGTGATTCACACAACATGGAAAGATGTGACGTAATTATCATCTGTGTACCTACCCCCCTTACTGCGAACAAAATACCAGACCTTTCATATGTGAAGGATGCCTGTGTGAATGTCAGTTCCAACCTCAAAAAGGGGCAACTGGTAATTCTTGAAAGCACTACATACCCGGGTACAACCGAAGAAATAGTCGTCCCGATTCTTGAAAAGTCCGGATTATCTGCAGGTATTGATTTTGGGGTTGCCTATTCTCCGGAAAGGATAGATCCCGGAAATAAACAGTACACAGTTTCAGATATCCCAAAAGTAATAGGAGGTCTTACACCGGAAAATACAAAGGCTGCTGTTTCACTATACAATATCATTATTGAAGATACAGTTTCGGTTATCGATACACGCACCGCAGAGGCAGTAAAGATGATCGAAAATATCTACCGGAATGTCAACATTGCACTTGCAAACGAACTTGCCCTTATCTTTGAACACATGGGGGTTGATGCATGGCAGGCAATCGATGCTGCAGCGACCAAGCCATACGGGTTCATGCCATTTTACCCGGGACCAGGAATTGGAGGTCATTGTATACCCCTTGATCCATACTATCTTTCATATCAGGCAAAGAGATATGGGTTTATTCCCCGTTTCATTGAAACATCAGGAGAAATTAACACTTTTATGCTGATGCATGTCGTCAATCTCATTGATGAAGGGTTGAAAAAAGCAGGAATCACTATGAGCGACGCCTCGATTTGCGTTTTTGGCCTCGCGTACAAAAAAAATATTGATGACACACGTGAATCTCCTGCAATTCCAATAATTGAAGAGCTCCTTCGGAGAGGGGCGGTATTAAAACTCTATGATCCACACGTACCCGCAATATATGCAGATGGACAAAAAATCAATTCAGAGATAGACATTGCTACTGCTTTAAATAGTTCTGAATGCGCCGTTTTTCTGACAGATCATGAAGAGTTCAAAACACCCGAGACCTTCAGAGATCTCGAATCCTCATCAGTTCAGGTAATCGTCGATTGCAGAAACATATTCCCAAAAGTACCATCCGGCAAGGTGTATCTGGGAATCGGCAAACCCCACCGTGTGGAATAA
- a CDS encoding type II toxin-antitoxin system VapC family toxin yields the protein MQVLFDANALMIPVQFGVDVFTGVEELVGAFEPVTLVGVNDELVGLSHGQGRNAAAARVGATLASRCSVVRSPYQTLPVDDRIVRYAEENGCIVVTNDRHLREELLRRHIDVIYLREKKRLDIIRG from the coding sequence GTGCAGGTCCTCTTCGATGCAAATGCACTGATGATTCCGGTCCAGTTCGGTGTGGATGTCTTCACCGGGGTGGAGGAGCTCGTCGGTGCGTTTGAACCGGTGACGCTCGTGGGCGTGAATGATGAACTTGTTGGGCTTTCTCATGGGCAGGGCCGCAATGCGGCTGCAGCCCGGGTGGGGGCCACACTTGCTTCACGGTGTAGTGTGGTGAGAAGTCCGTATCAGACACTGCCGGTGGATGACCGGATTGTACGGTATGCAGAAGAAAATGGCTGCATAGTGGTGACAAACGACAGACACCTTCGTGAAGAACTGCTTCGCCGGCATATAGATGTGATATATCTGCGTGAGAAAAAGAGGCTCGATATTATTCGGGGATAG
- a CDS encoding YcaO-like family protein gives MNQFKLSRHEYSTTSGVPRTRTAEETYETAGALAGEMAIADFLEITGKDRLGIPVWCTIRPREKLGKVTAGAGTTALDARCAAMMGTVERFSATYCGGSMDIASYEEVGLTRAVDPEELILPRKPEIGEKLHWVPGQDILHDERVYIPANAIYHPYDPLGMANQLFRSDPNGLGAGSTPEEAIIHGIYEVIERDALSRAEKNQSLGRRLVPESGTPADKLMETFAAENIDVTMWILDDLYGIPTVAAVADDTITRDPFMIMMAASTHPNPDVAAACTLLKLARNRALQIFTKEIGIHAGRSAMVEKAGYERYKRINRLWFADAPEISCEEIPTTNHEATDEELTAAIAAVAPHTDRICIADLTRTALPVWRVVIPGFEVSYIDPSRVKKRRLS, from the coding sequence ATGAACCAGTTCAAACTCAGTCGCCACGAATATAGCACCACATCCGGTGTCCCACGCACCCGTACCGCTGAAGAGACATACGAAACTGCGGGGGCACTTGCAGGAGAAATGGCGATTGCAGATTTTTTGGAAATTACCGGAAAAGATCGTCTCGGTATTCCTGTCTGGTGTACCATCCGACCACGAGAGAAACTGGGAAAAGTAACTGCCGGTGCAGGAACAACAGCATTAGACGCCCGGTGCGCCGCCATGATGGGAACCGTAGAACGCTTCAGTGCAACATACTGCGGGGGTTCCATGGATATTGCATCGTATGAAGAAGTGGGACTGACACGGGCAGTTGATCCTGAAGAACTGATACTTCCCCGAAAACCGGAGATTGGTGAGAAACTTCACTGGGTTCCGGGACAGGATATTCTGCACGACGAACGGGTGTACATCCCGGCAAATGCGATATATCACCCCTATGATCCACTGGGAATGGCAAATCAGCTCTTCCGAAGTGATCCAAATGGTCTGGGGGCAGGCAGCACCCCGGAAGAAGCTATCATCCATGGCATCTACGAAGTAATTGAACGGGACGCACTCAGCCGAGCGGAAAAAAACCAGTCTCTGGGAAGACGCCTTGTCCCTGAATCGGGAACTCCTGCAGATAAGCTCATGGAAACCTTTGCAGCAGAAAACATCGACGTCACCATGTGGATTCTGGATGATCTCTATGGCATTCCTACTGTCGCAGCTGTTGCAGATGACACCATAACACGGGATCCCTTCATGATCATGATGGCCGCATCTACCCATCCCAATCCTGACGTGGCAGCCGCATGCACACTGCTAAAACTGGCGCGAAACCGTGCATTGCAGATCTTCACAAAAGAGATTGGCATCCATGCCGGACGCTCAGCGATGGTCGAAAAGGCAGGCTATGAGCGATACAAACGGATAAACCGTCTCTGGTTTGCAGATGCACCAGAAATCTCATGCGAAGAAATTCCGACAACTAACCACGAGGCGACTGATGAAGAATTAACCGCAGCGATTGCGGCCGTTGCCCCGCACACCGACCGTATCTGTATTGCAGACCTCACACGGACGGCCCTGCCTGTCTGGCGGGTTGTTATTCCCGGATTTGAGGTATCGTATATTGACCCGTCACGGGTAAAAAAGAGAAGACTGTCCTGA